Sequence from the Anaerobranca californiensis DSM 14826 genome:
TTTTATCAAAAAAAAATTTAATGTTAAAGACCTAACGCTTCTCTGTAAAATAAAGTTATTTTATAGTATAATTAAAATTAAGATTTTCTAGGAGAGAGGATATTATATGGAAAAAGCTATCGAACTGAAAAATATATCCTTAGGCTACGGAGAAACTATAATTTTACATAATATCGACTTAACGGTCCATTTAGGGGAATTTCTTTCCATTTTTGGAGAAAATGGTGCTGGTAAAACCACTTTATTTAAAGGAATTTTACAGCTTTTACCGGTAAATGGAGGAAAGATTTTTATCTTTGGCAAAGATGTAACTAATGGCAAGGATAAAACTTGGCTCCGTTCCCAAATAGGATATGTTCCCCAAAAGCACAATACCGGCAACTTCCCCATCTGTGTCTTTGATGCCGTTTTATTAGGGAGATGGGGTACTTCTTTTTCCTATTTCAAAAGACCTTCTAAAGAGGATAAAATAATAACTGAAGAAATCTTGGAAGTTGTGGGATTGACAAAATTAAAATACCAGGATTGTCGAAAACTTTCAGGGGGCCAGGCCCAACGGCTGAACATTGCCAGGGCTTTGGTGCGGAAACCTAAAATACTCCTCCTTGACGAACCTACCACCCATTTAGACCTAGATTCCCAGCTTTTATTAGATGAGACTTTGAAGAATATTCGTAAACAATACGATTTAGCAATTCTGATGATTAGCCATAATCAACAACATGCCAGAAGAGTTAGCGATCGGGTTGTTTATCTTGAAAAAGGCCGATTATATGATGGAGAAACGGGGTGAAAAAATGGGGCTCTTTGATTTATTTAAAATACCTATTTTCCAGCGGGCCCTTTTAGCTGCTATTTTAACTGGTTCTACCCTTTCCCTTTTAGGGCTGGTCATTGTAGTTTTTAAATTAACTACCATTAGATTTGCCTTAATGCACATGGGCCTTTTAGGAGGGGCTATTGGTCTTATTTTCGGTGCTAATCCTTTAACCTTTGCCATTTCTGCTATAGCCCTAGGTTCACTATTTTTCGGGCCTTTATCCGATAAGTTTAAATTAGATACCAGTTTAATTGGGGCTTTTTTTATGACTGGCTCTATGGCTTTAGCCTTTATATTGTTTCATCGGGCTGGGGTACCGGCACTAGATATTTTTAGTCTTTTTACCGGCAGTATTTTAATGTTGACAAATAATGATTTAATATTTATCTCCTTTTTAGGGGCCATAATAATTTTCTGCTATTATGTCTTTTACCGGGAAATTCAATTAACCTTTTACGATATTGAACAGGCTGAATGGTTAGGAATCCCAGCTAAGATAATTCGCAATGGCCTATTGTTACTGACAGGCCTTTCCATTGGAGTGGCTATGAGGATTGTAGGAGCTTTACTTATGGACGCTATAATCTTACTCCCTGCCATGGCAGCATTGAGATTAGCTAGAAATTTTAAACAAATGTTGTTATTGACTAGTCTCTTCGGTTTCCTTACTACCAGTGGAGGTTTATTGTTTTCCATGGTCTTTGACTTTCCTACAGGAGCCACCATTACTTTAATAGGTGTAATTATTTTACTTTTTAGTATAATTTTTTCTGCTTATAAATAAGCAGAGTTATTTAATAATTTAAGAAAGGATGGTTTTAAAATGAAAAAACTCTTAAGTATTATTTTTTCCCTTTTACTTTTAATTTCAGCGGGTTGTAGTCAAAGGGGAGAAGAAGGAAATAATGAAGAAACTTTAAAAATTGTCGCTTCTACCAGTTGGACTGCTTATATGGCAGAGGCGGCCGGTGCAAAAAATGTAACTATTTTAGCTCCCGTAGAATTAAGACATCCCCCAGAATATGATTTTAAGCCTAGTGATGTCCAAGCCCTTATTGAAGCTGACTGGATTATCATGGCAGGTTATGAACCTTTTATGAATAAAATGATTGAAGCTAACAACATTCCTACAGAAAAAATAATTCAAGTTAGAACTACTAATACCTATGACAATATGGTGGAACAAACGAGGATCATTGCAGAAAAATTAGGTACACAGGCTGAGCAAAGGAACTGGGAGGAACAATTTAGCAAAACAATAAATGAAATTTTGGCAAAAACTAAGGAAAAGGGTGTTGAAAATATTAAAGTTTTAGTACATCAACACCATCAAGCCTTTATCCGTTCTTTAGGTTATAATGTTTTAGAGGTTTTCAGTGCCGATGATTTAAGTCCTGCAAAAATAAGTGAATTAGCAAGTTTAGGTCCAGATTTAATTGTAGATAACTATCACAATCCCCAAGGGAAAACTATTGCAGAAATCATTGATGTTCCAAGGATAGAATTGAAAAACTTTCCAGGTCCAGAACATGACAATTTAATCCAATTATTTATCGACAATGCTAAAAAATTAGGTTTAATTGAATAGACAAACAAGGGAAAGGTGATCCTTTCCCTTGTATTTTTAAGTTGGAATTGTAATTTTTCCACCTGGTATAACCTTTAAATGTCTTGATGAATTTTGTAGAGTTAACCAACGGGAAAAGGTGACGATAGATTCATCATAGGTTTTACAGTGGATATAAAATCCCGGTGGTTCCACAAAGGGCCATGCTTCAATGTAGATGATATTGTTTGTACTGGTTTCAAAAACCCATACTTCTACTGGGCCACTGTATAAACCACCGATTGTGTAACTAGGTTCACCAAAAACCTCCCTAATCCTTTTTATACTAAATCCCGGTTCCCAAGAAAAGTACTGCTCCTTTATTTCTTTAGAAGCCCTTTTAATAGACACTAAAGCTTCTTCCCCTAAATTTTTAGCTTCATCATTGTACTTCACCCGATAAATTATTTTTTTGATACGGTACTCCATTGGCTAGGATACCTCCTTGGAGATTTATGTCACTTATATCTAATTATTCCCATAAATTCTAAATATTAATCATTTAATTTAAATTATTTCACTATGAATTTCTACTATTTCTATAGGATATTCCAGTTGTTCTAGAAAATTTAAAATAATTTCTTTATGTTTAATTAATAATTTATACTCTGTCGAGACCATGGCTAGACCTAAGATAAAGGAATTTAGTAACTTATCATGTTTTTGGGCAACTGAAACATTAAACTTATTTTTTAGCTTAGCAGCCATACTGTTAGCAATATTCCTTTTTCTCTTTAAATTGTCACACTCAAAAATATGGATAGTCAGTTCTATGTATAAAATTTTCATTTATTATTCTCCCCATCCTCATAATAAGTAAATTTCTGGTTAACAATAAAATAGAGGCTGTTAATTAATTCTATTATAACTTATAAAGGAGTATACATAAATGAAAAAGGAAACTCAAGTTATTTCTCCACGGCAATTTGCTTTTATACTAATCGGTTTTTTAATAGGTTCTGCCAGTTTATTTATTCCAGAATCAATAGCTGGAAGAGATGCTTGGATTGCCACTTTAGCCGCTGGTTTTTTAGGTTTTTTACCTTTAATTTTCATTATTCAATTAAATAAAAAATTTAAAGGTTTAACCATTATCCAATACAGCCAATTATGTTTAGGTAAATTTTTAGGAAAAATTCTAGGCTTTCTTTTTTTAGTTAATATTTTCTTTGTTTCCACTTTAATAGTAGAAGATTTAGTATTACTATTTAACA
This genomic interval carries:
- a CDS encoding metal ABC transporter ATP-binding protein, producing MEKAIELKNISLGYGETIILHNIDLTVHLGEFLSIFGENGAGKTTLFKGILQLLPVNGGKIFIFGKDVTNGKDKTWLRSQIGYVPQKHNTGNFPICVFDAVLLGRWGTSFSYFKRPSKEDKIITEEILEVVGLTKLKYQDCRKLSGGQAQRLNIARALVRKPKILLLDEPTTHLDLDSQLLLDETLKNIRKQYDLAILMISHNQQHARRVSDRVVYLEKGRLYDGETG
- a CDS encoding metal ABC transporter permease — its product is MGLFDLFKIPIFQRALLAAILTGSTLSLLGLVIVVFKLTTIRFALMHMGLLGGAIGLIFGANPLTFAISAIALGSLFFGPLSDKFKLDTSLIGAFFMTGSMALAFILFHRAGVPALDIFSLFTGSILMLTNNDLIFISFLGAIIIFCYYVFYREIQLTFYDIEQAEWLGIPAKIIRNGLLLLTGLSIGVAMRIVGALLMDAIILLPAMAALRLARNFKQMLLLTSLFGFLTTSGGLLFSMVFDFPTGATITLIGVIILLFSIIFSAYK
- a CDS encoding DUF503 domain-containing protein, which translates into the protein MKILYIELTIHIFECDNLKRKRNIANSMAAKLKNKFNVSVAQKHDKLLNSFILGLAMVSTEYKLLIKHKEIILNFLEQLEYPIEIVEIHSEII
- a CDS encoding metal ABC transporter solute-binding protein, Zn/Mn family; the encoded protein is MKKLLSIIFSLLLLISAGCSQRGEEGNNEETLKIVASTSWTAYMAEAAGAKNVTILAPVELRHPPEYDFKPSDVQALIEADWIIMAGYEPFMNKMIEANNIPTEKIIQVRTTNTYDNMVEQTRIIAEKLGTQAEQRNWEEQFSKTINEILAKTKEKGVENIKVLVHQHHQAFIRSLGYNVLEVFSADDLSPAKISELASLGPDLIVDNYHNPQGKTIAEIIDVPRIELKNFPGPEHDNLIQLFIDNAKKLGLIE